The genomic region TGGTTCCGTGTCGCTGCATTGTCTTAGTCTTGATCGGATCTTTTCGATGTACCCAAAAGAAAGCTCTTGAATTGAATTCTACTGCCATAGATTTTGTTAATTGAAATTGTGGGTTTGCCCATATATTGGTTCTTGATTAGAAAAGCGTAATCTTTAATCAAAACATGCTTAAATGGTAAATTGATTCCTGTAAAATATTGGCGTTATTTTGATGTTACAATGGTAATTTGATTCATGTGAGATTGGTATGTGGAAATGAACCTCTGTATAGAAATGGGAAAttgcttcttttctttttgatttTTGGTGTTTTTAGTTTATCCTAAGAGTTCTTAAACCTTGATAGATTTGCAGGTACAAGGAAAGAAGATGGGATTTCAAGCAACTTCTTGGATCCGGCGGAATGCCATCATCTCATTCTGCGACTGTTACTGCTATTGCTACAGCCGTTGGGTTCCAAGAAGGCATCGGTGGATCACTCTTTGCCATTGTATTGGTCTTAGCATGTGTGGTAAGATCCTTCACTTCTTTCTGCAGCATTTCGCAGATAGCAGGGATTTTCCATTTTTACTCATAATTTGTTGCACTTTTTTTCTAAATCTGAAGACCATTTGAGCTTGCATTGAATTTTGTATTCATCATTGGATAATGTGATCATTATGCTAGTTCAATACTCAATAAGACTGCACTGCAGCCAGCTGAAATGTGTACGCACATGGACTTAAAAAAATGCATTTTAGAAACAATGATAAAGATCACATGTCAATTGGAGATCTCTAATGTAGAAATTTGGGTGGCAGGTGATGTATGATGCCACCGGTGTAAGATTACACGCTGGACGCCAAGCTGAGGTTTGaagttttgatatttttgtttctACTAGTTTTCTTTTAACACTTTGTCTAAGAATTAACTTCATCCGACACTTTGATGTTTGTATACCATGTTTTCATCGTGTTCTCATATAATTCAGCATCATGAGTATCCTATTCAAATTTTGGTTGACTTGGTTGTCTACGTATTAACATTGGATTTTGATACCTTCAGGTTTTGAATCAAATTGTGTATGAACTCCCTGCTGAACATCCTCTGGCTGAAAGCAGACCACTTCGAGAACTTCTCGGCCACACCCCTCTTCAGGTCTCTATATTGCTTTAGTTTCTTACCTTAAAATTGTTTAGTGGATAGTGTATCCATGAGTATAGGATACCAAAAACTTTGATGATAAGAAACGTCTTTTATGATGATTCTAGCTCCCGTTTGACAGGTTGTTGCTGGCGGTTTGCTTGGAATTGTCACAGCAAGCATGGGCTATGTGATTACTCTTACTATCAGTCATACAACATGATCCTGGCTGGTTTACATCCACATAGATAGTGATATTGTGGTATTATCTCCTAGAGCCACATCTGATATACCTTTGGATTGCGAATTGCAGATCCATCTTTATACGCGACACTTCCCAAAGTTGAAGACATAGGCCTTCTTATCtataataattcaattagcaTGTCTTcattttgtaaaaacacaacTGTTTGCAAGATGTAATttgattaagttttttttttttttttcgtgacgAAACGATCTTGTTGAGACAATTTGTACCATGTTCGGTTTAACGAAAGATAACCATACTTTATCATCCAATTAAGTCCATTTTTACTTTTATCATGCTTGCGTCGCCAAAAGTTGCCACTCATCATCAATTCTATTGCTTCGAAAGCAAAATCTCCCCAAATGTCTCCATATCGACACTTGCACAATGCCATGCCTCGTTTGAGAGCCAAGGCAGCGATGTTCTGTAATCGCGTGCAAGTTCAAAATCCCCTCTCCCGTCGGTTAAAAAAGGAAACAGAAACAGTAAGCATGAACACAAACATCTGAGTAAGATTACAGATGAGGGACTTTCAAAGTTCCTGGTGGAGCTTCTGATTGTCCCTTCACCATTTTGATTCTATCATGTTGGAGTCTTTCTGAGTTGGGCCCTCTAAGATGCAGTCACAGAAACAAAATCATCACTCTCTTTGATTGAAACACACTCATGCCCCATTAACAACTGCCTTTCCTGAAAGGGCTCATGGTTAAGGCCTTCCAACCCATCAGACATACAAAACTTGAAGCTGAGATTTGTCATcagattttttttatcttcaatACTTCCCAAGATCTTTGCTCAAGGAATGGACGGCTCACAAGCTTCTGCAAGTCCTTTTCACCCTCATATTTACTCCAGCCAGCTTACGGACAGTACTTCCTGCGCCATCTGACGATATTACATCTGATATTCCTTTCCCTAGGCTTCCCATCCTTGATAAAAGATGCAGTCACAGAAACAAAATCATCACTCTCTTTGATTGAAACACACTCATGCCCCATTAACAACTACCTTTCCTGAAAGGGCTCATGGTTAAGGCCTTCCAACCCATCAGACATACAAAACTTGAAGCTGAGATTTTCAAGCTGCTTAAGTACGTAGTAACCTAATCAGTCCGCACTGCGAGAAGTGCGCGACAGAGACTGGGCTGACAACTTGCTCAAAATCTGATGACAAAGTTTAACCAGAATGAAACAGCTAAAATAGAAAATCCAAATTATATTCATACATTAAACAGTCTACTTACATGAATGTAAGAAACTTTTGCGCACGTGGACCTATCACCATCGTATTATACTATTTAAATAATTAGAATGTCTCCCATTAGCACTGGCGGATCCAGGAAATAATATTAGGGGGTTAGTAAGAATAGTGTGCGCAGcgcgcaatttttttttttacactaaTGGCAGATCTAGGAAATAATATTAGGGGGGGTTAGTAAGAATAGTGTGCGCaagtgcaaatttttttttaccagaaaTAACATGCATGTCGCCATTTCATCGAGTCTTGGTAGGCCTGAAGTCATTTGGAAAGGCATATTGCACACCTGTTAATGTATGCAAGGGGCAGCACCTATCCATGGACATTCACCGAGTCTTGGTAGGCCTGATGTCAGTTAGAGGGAAGTGCAATATAAGAACCTTCTCCATAATTCTACTGGTGGTTGAGGCCTCTGGATCTCCTCTGCCAGGCCATCCAATTTGCGAAACACCTAATAATACACAAGTTCAAATGAAGAGTGAATTTCTCCAAATAACTCCTATAATTATATCTTCCAAACATGAAAACCAACCTCCATGGATCGATTGTTGATGAAATGCGCCCGTGGATGATTTGAGAAAGCTTTGCTCTTCTCCACAACCGAACATTTGACCCCTGCAAATTGatgcaatgcatgatcatgtCTCAACTGAGCAAGAAGTAGTACATTTCATGAGATAAAATTACTtgcaagagaaaagaaaagttaataacttgGGACAATAAGTTTCTGATTAAGGCCTTAATCTACCTTAACACATGCACAATCACATTCTACGAAACCTCAGCTCAAACATCATTCCATCACAGAAAATGCAAGCATGAATTCCACTTCAAAATAGTACTAGCACAATATACACAccgaaaaattgaagaaatcgaACTTACTGCTCCCCTTACACACAATTCCATTTCAAGTATTGACTCCttaagaaaaataacaaactatCTTTAAAGGtgaaaattttctaaattttcctGCTTCCATCCCATACTTTCTAGGCAACCAAACAAGGCCTGAGGActggagaaaaaaataaagttggGTTAGAAGAACTTACCTAGTTTTGTTAGAAGTAGGGACAGAACGAGACCCACAGGCTCTGCACCGACGACCAGAACGGGAAGCACCGAATCGTCGCCATTGTTGAAGATCTTAGAGTCTGATAAGGCTCTTTTGTGCGTGTGGCCAAAAGGGTATGCTTGGATTCTGGCATTGGCTTTGTGTAGGCCGCTATGTTAAAATGCttgaaataaacatgttggaataatggtaggctagtcaattttcttgttcaaagttaggcaagttaggttagtcaagcaagttaggtaagttaggcaaaattagacttatgttctttttcttccctatatatatgtttcatcttgtaattgtttCAATCAAGCAAATATACAAAGCCATCTTCAACACTTCTCTCTCATGGCTTAAACTCTAGAACCCATGAAACCTTAGCAGGTTCATATtttatcatggtatcagagcaccgtTTCTGGTGACTCTGAATACCCCACCTATCTTCAACGCTTCCGCACCACAACCAACAACATCGTCATCATGAGTGATTCAGGAACCAACACAAAACCATTAGAGATGGCTACTGATCTCTCGAACCCGTTTTTATTACACCCCTCTGATCAACCTGGGAAcatcttggtagagcattggttgtaaagtctcttgaaatttcgagtatgctctgtggttgcagttttgactgatcttccacatcagaaaagatttcttgagattattgctggtgCAATCTTCCACGAGGTCAACCATTCTAGGCATGGCCTCTCATTCAAAATGGGAAAGTCCCAACCACCCGCTCTATCTCCACCACTCGGATCAACCTGGTGCAATCCTCGTACCACAACCATTGGTGGAAGACAACTACAACACATGGGTTTAATCCATGAGTATGGCCTTAACGGTCAAGAACAAACTTGGTTTTGTTGACGGGACGTCAACAAACCAAGTGAGGATAATTTTGAGGAACTGCAGCAATGGAATCGCTGCAACAACTTTGTCACAACTACAACACATGGGTTTAATCCATGAGTATGGCCTTAACGGTCAAGAACAAACTTGGTTTTGTTGACGGGACGTCAACAAACCAAGTGAGGATAATTTTGAGGAACTGCAGCAATGGAATCGCTGCAACAACTTTGTCAAGACATGGCTACTAGGCTTCATGACAAAGGAAATTTCAGGGAGTGTCATCAACTACAAGGATGCTCGACAAATGTGGACCGATCTGCAGGAGAGGTTCTCACTTGTGAATATAGTTCAGCTGTTCCATGTTGAGAACGAGATTCATGATTGCGTCCAAAACAATATGAGTGTAAGTTCTTACTTCACTAAACTTAAAAGTTTATGTGATGACGTGATACTTACAGGTAACAATTTgagagaaattgaagagactaaACTCTTCCTTTCCCAACATTTTAAACTAAAGGATTTGGGAAAACTCAAATACTTTTTGGGGATAGAAGTTGCAAGATCTAAACAAGGGATTGCCTTGTGCCAACGCAAATATGCGTTGGAAATACTAGAAGATGCAAACCTGTCCCTTACACAAACTGATGGGACGCTCCTACATGATCCTTCTTCATACAGGCGACTCGTAGGGAGGCTGATTTACTTAACCATCACGCGACCTGACCTGACTTATGTGGTTAATTCATAGACAAGCCACGACAACCACACCTTGAAGCGGTGCAAACAGCTTACATACGGACCTCGAATCAACCtgcagacttgttcaccaaacCACTAAGCTCGGCACAATTTGAGATCTTAATTAGCAAGTTGGGTGTCATCGACATtcacactccaacttgagggggagttaaaatgcttgaaataaacatgttggaataatggtaggctagtcaattttcttgttcaaagttaggcaagttaggttagtcaagcaagttaggtaagttaggcaaaattaggcttatgttctttttcttccctatatatatgtttcatcttgtaattgtttCAATCAAGCAAATATACAAAGCCATCTTCAACACTTCTCTCTCATGGCTTAAACTCTAGAACCCATGAAACCTTAGCAGGTTCATATTTTATCACGCTAAACCTCCTGAAAACCGCCACATCTCAGAAGCTGAAACGAAGTTCGGACTTC from Pyrus communis chromosome 4, drPyrComm1.1, whole genome shotgun sequence harbors:
- the LOC137732113 gene encoding uncharacterized protein isoform X1: MVEAAASSSSSIFTNYPLLSALVAFSIAQFIKVFTSWYKERRWDFKQLLGSGGMPSSHSATVTAIATAVGFQEGIGGSLFAIVLVLACVVMYDATGVRLHAGRQAEVLNQIVYELPAEHPLAESRPLRELLGHTPLQVVAGGLLGIVTASMGYVITLTISHTT
- the LOC137732113 gene encoding uncharacterized protein isoform X2 — translated: MVEAAASSSSSIFTNYPLLSALVAFSIAQFIKVFTSWYKERRWDFKQLLGSGGMPSSHSATVTAIATAVGFQEGIGGSLFAIVLVLACVVMYDATGVRLHAGRQAEVLNQIVYELPAEHPLAESRPLRELLGHTPLQLPFDRLLLAVCLELSQQAWAM